Genomic window (Gasterosteus aculeatus chromosome 13, fGasAcu3.hap1.1, whole genome shotgun sequence):
ctccaacgtaatcgatggtggcatgtcggtgtacaaggatctttttgcaaagaagaaaaaagagcgacaacagctgcctatcactatgttcttctcccgaacaaacacacctgcaccgcgggcttcagaagaagagaacactgcagagcgcagtcaggatgcagcggcccagtctgaagagcagtgaaacggcctacacgcgagtcactgtatttgtatacatgtaatagttgctaattgtaaaaaaaaaaaaagttttctatttcgcggatttcacttatcgcgggtcattttcggaacgtaacccccgcgataaacgagggattactgtatacaTATCTAAGCTGCATCTTATCTCAACCTTTAGGAGAGGGCTGTTGCCAAGCAGCTCTCTCCTGTCTTCACTGCACAAAACATTTTAGATCAGCTCCAACCTGGTTTCCGCTAGAAGACTTCCGTGGTAACTGCTGGTCTCAGTCTCCAAAGACGTAATGCTTTCTTCTGATGTGGGTGAATGTTGTGTTTTGGTGCTGTTGGATCTTAGAGCAGCCTTTGATACTGTAGATGAGAGCGTCCTCACAGAAAGGCAAAAGCCTGGGGAGACTTTCTCTGTGATTGTAGTTATTTCTGTGTCACTTGGTCCCCACATCACTAAAACTGCTGCTCTTTCCTGTGGTGTGCCTCAGGGTCCTGTCTCGGGTCCCAAATAATCTGCTTTGCATACACTAGAAATAAGAAATGATATAAAACTGTTTCATGTCTTTAGTCTTTGGGTTTAAGGGAACCAATAAAATTCAAGCCCATCTGGATGAAATATATGATTCCACCTGCCtggtcatttaaaataatatttaatctgTTTCTCAAGTTGCATCTTATTTTTTTCCAGGTAGCTGGAAATATTGCTCGTTTTGTATAGTAAAAACAAAGTATGAATGCGTTATTTTAGATAGGTAGATACTTTTTACTACAAGAGGATCTTTGAGGTAGGTTTTAGCATAATGCCTGCTAATGCATTAGCATCTGGTACTAGAGACTTTGAGCTGGTTTTGGGACCAGTTCTTTTCATCTGGGACAGTAAATTATAAGAAGTCTTGACTTATGTTTGTCATTCTTgatttctttgtcttctctttcttAAATTTGGTAGAAATTTCCGTAAGCACCTCAGGATGGTGGGCAGCCGCAGGATGAAGGTCCAGAGTAAGTATTGCTGTCAGTCAGCgtacatgtactgtatgtacagTGTGCTAATGTCAGAGCATTTCCATACATTCATGCTCAACAGTGTGAGCGATAACTTTGGGATTTATTTGTGCTTCATGCATGGAGCAGCGGTGCTGTGCACGTcggagtgtgtttgtgaatcagACCAGCTGAACTTTATTCCTTAAAATCCCCCTTGAAGGTGATTTGGTCAGTCTTTACTGAAGTGTTTGGTTGTTGTGTATGTCTTGAGTCTTGCCACAATTAACTAACTAatgaattgtgttgttttgatgACATTGAGTCTGTGCTGGAAACTTCAACGGTGCAAGAGACCGTGCATATTTGTTTACAATGCATGGCAGATATCAATATAAAACCAGAAAGACACTGACAGCTAAACAGCTGATCCGTCATGTGAGTCAAGTGTTTGCTGTGTAATATTTCCATCAAATGTTTATCaacagaagtttaaaaaataaaacattttgagcAAGATTCATCAGATTTTTGTATGTGACACTTACAACGTTGAGTGAACCCTTTGAAGCATTTGAGTGGCTCATATGTTTGGTGGTAAAGGGTAAGACATCCCAACCAAAGGATTGAGGAAACTTTGTAAAACTCGTAGATCCCTCACTTGTTACTGTTTGGTCAATGGAAACCGTTATGAATCTATGAAAACAAGCATGAATCTACAGAGATACATTTTACCTCACAAATGTTCTCTCGATCTATCCaaagtttattttctaaatCGAGTGAATAATCACAACTTGCACTTGTCACAAGTCAGGTATTTATTCCGAGGCACCTGTAACCACACCCAGTGATGACGCCATGTGGCCACACCCCCTGCTGTTCACCTCTAAATAACAGCAACATTATTGCCAAATCAGCTCCATACAAGTACTATTAATAACAGTAATATTGAATTACCACAATACAAACATTAGCAGGGGCTGCTACACACAATGGGGCAACTAGATGGAACTGTGATTTCTGgggtttggagtgtgtgtgcgtgtgctgtagAATGACGCatttgcccccccaccctccccctcctacCGACTCCATCAGCCTTTGCCGACCGCCGGGCCAAGAGCTTCAGCCGCTCGTGGAGTGACCCGACACCCGTCAAGCCCGACTCAATGCATGACTCCAGAGACAGTGAGTGGCACGCTCTCCACccctcacgcacacaccaacaacAAAATGCCGCACAACATACAGAAATGATTGTCTTTTCATCAACCACTTCTCCTTGACGTCGAAGGAAAGACGTCAAGGAAAAGTGGTGCAGAGTTCATAAGGACTCAGGAAAAGACAACTGCAACTTTAGAATGCAACTGTACACATCACCTGTACAAAATCAGCAGCGACAATCTCTGTACGATTGGTGCTTCGCTTTAAACGTCGCTGACACAAAGAATTGTGGGGCGCCATTGTCCCCTTTTACTTTGGTATAGGATACGCTAAAAGAAATTAAGGAAGGAACCAAAGTACCGTTCCAAGCGCCTCTCCTTGGCATTTTCCAGCATTTGACCAGCTCTTATTAAGGCTGACacgtatcaggaatcaggaaacctttattaccaaaatatgtcaaacatacaaggaatttgtcttggcggttggtgcgcgacagtggacagtgtgacaatagacaacaagacagcagtgcacaagtaataaaataaagtcaaatgaaatgctaatgcaatgggtaaGTAGTAACGCATCGTCTCAGTCAGTTCCCATCGTTCCAAACAAGACGATGCCACCGCGGCCGCACACTCTGTTGCTGATTCTGTGATTGTGTGgctacagttcttctgaatgtcTCCACTCTTATCGCTTCGCCATCCAACCTCATCTTTCCACCTGGTTGTCCATCCGCCTGTTGCCGTGTGTGCCGTAGTCGCCTGGATGCATCAGCAGAgcgtcctcctctcttcctcccgctctgggccaaaaaaatgtttaaaaaataacaggTGCAGCTCTTTTAAAATGGAGCATGCTGCTCTCTaatcttgtttgtgtgtaatccTTTCATCTCGCCctttgttcctgtgtgtgtgtgtgtgtgtgtgtgtgccaggtgGCGAGCTTCAGAGCTCCTCAGGGACTCTAGATGAAGGGCCTGATGAGGATGCCGACTGGGATGatgagagggagatggagagggtcGCTTGTGAAGCAGAGGACTTCATCCCACCTAAAATCATGGTGCGCATCTCAACAATCGATTTTCTAATTTGTTTTCTAAGCCGACCGAAATGCATCCGTCACGTTTTTCTGCGTCTGTGTCCTATTTTCCACAGCTAGTTTCCTCCAAGGTTCCAAAGGCTGAATATGTCCCTAACATCATTCGTAGGGAcgacccctccatcatccccaTTCTTTATGTGAGTAGCAGCCCTTCGGCTGTATTGATTCATTTAGTCTTAAGATACAACATGATATTCTGACATCAGTAACCATGCGGCACCaggctgtttttatttgaatacatttggtgaaattaaagatatttgaaaagctgaaactaCTGCAACCATGGACAACTGCAACCATTACCCACGGCAAGTGGTTTTGCCATATTGAAGATCTTAAGCAAAGATCTGCGTTGGCCCAGCGAGTGATGGAGTCATTCAGTGCAGTTGGCAGGTTTCATTTTCGTCTTAGTGAGGAACTGTTCAGTCCCTCTCGTGAGAGGGTGTCTCTCTAAAGATATATGCGACTTGTTGGCTTTAATGGTCTCCTAAGTGGCACCTTGTTCTTTGTCTGCTCAGATGGAATTAAAGACGGTCTGTTGCTGGTATTTTCTCTCCAGGAAAGAGAAACACAGAACGTAACATTTTAATTGAGATGCAAAATCCTCTTGAGCTTTGCCAAATCCATAATaggattattatattattataataattgtcTTGGCAGTTATTCAAACCTTTCATGCTAAAATGGTAATGACATGTCTTGGATGATGAATCCCAAGAATAACCCCCCTTTTTAAGAAGTTTCAACAGATACTAGTTTGATCGCCCTGGTTGGTACGTTCATGTTCCCCTCAGGATGAATTGTAATAAATTTGATAATCCTCTACCTGCTCATCTAGAGCCGATTGCAGGTCAACATTTCAATTTGTCCAATACTTTGGTTTGTGatcaaatacaatacaaatacatattgaaCAGTATTATATAAAGTATTACATGTTTTAAACAATATCCAGGTCAGCTGAGTCTGGTACTATACTGGGTACTATAATTGTTGGTTTTGACTTGCATACCTTGTTAATCAACTTATTCAAAAAGATCACGTACTTAATTGTGAATGAGTAAAAATCTGAATGTGTAAATCCAATCTGACCTCTGGCTGTAAATTATCCAAAGTGGtgtcatttaatttgatttgattgatttgaaggGTATCGCTTAAAATAAACACTAATTCTGCCTCAACCTTCCATTTAAAGGACCATGAACGTGCCACGTTTGACGACATCCTCGGTGAGTGTGACatttgtgtgattttattttatttttagctctAAAGTGAAAATGACTCCAAGTGGAAAAGATGAGGACCGACTAAGTTTCAGCTTGCTGGAGGGCCGAGATGACTCACTGtttttgtactgtgtgtgtgtgtgtgtgtgtgtgtgtgtgtgtgtgtgtgtgtgtgtgtgtgtgtgcggacgtCTCAAGAGAAAGCCAATTTATGTGTCTCACCATTACAGCTGAGTGGGAAAAGTGacacctttctccctctctctttctctcccattCTGCGTCCAGAGGAGATCGAGAAGAAGCTGGCGGCCTACAGGAAAGGCTGTAAGATCTGGAACATGCTCATTTTCTGTCAGGTGAGTGACAAGGGAGACGGGGCAATATTGTGAAATCATTGACTTGTGCTCTACATTAGAGTTTGCTTGCAATGTGGCAGAAGACTTATTTCTAACTAATTAATTCAGCAAAAAACTGATACCAGCTTCTCAAGATATCAATAAAATCAATTTAAGCGAAAGATATTTGCATTTGGCAGCTTAAAGTAACACATCTCCTGCTGTCTTGATGAGATATACAACTACCAGCTACCACGGGGCGATAAGAGAGGCTTCGTCTTCACTTTTTGGCGAACTGTAACGTTGCACATCTTTATATAAAGTCAATACTATATTCAGATGGACGTTATAAGTAAAGTAAAGATGTCGCGGTAGAATCCCTATAAACTATATATGTTTTCTCTTCTCTGACTGTGTTTGAGCATCTGAAGCATTCTGAATCCTCGCTGGAGTGAATATTAAAGAGCACCTATCCACATTTACTGACATTTCTCATGTTGGTCTCTTATCAAAAGGGCTCAAactattttgagtttttttttttatatctccaTCTTCAGTTTCACCCTTTCACGCTTGgattatacatttaaataattgcaataaCAATATGCCAAAATGTGTCAAGAAGTGCGACCTTTGTCCGCTTACTGTCGTCGAATCGTTCCGTTCCGACCCTTAACCCTCCTACCAACCTGTCCTTTTGTCCTCCTTTCCCCCCTCGTGTCCTTCTCTCCCCTGCGCTCAGGTTCTGGCGGCGGCTCGGCAGGCTGATGAGCAAGCTGAACCCAAAGCCCAACCTCATTCACATCATGGGCTGCTACGTGCTGGGCAGCGCCAATGGGGAAAAGGTAGTGGTCCTTTTTGTGGGAACAAACAGAGACTCTCACCCTCCTGTAGTTAGTGCAAGAGTTCACTTGAAATGTCTACATGAAGCACAACATCTGagctatgcacacacacagacacacacaaaggtatGTGCTCTGTATAGAACCATGCAGATAAGATCCTTTGCAAATAGGTATTATAGATAAAAAGAACAGAGGGAGCGCTTGTTTGTGCATGCGAAAGATAAAATAATGTAAAGAAAGTTTGTGGAGTGTGTAGAGATGCCTTCACCGCGCCCTCTGAGggctcacacatacacatacacacacacacacacacacacacacacacacacacaccactttggAATGACAGGGAGAACAGATCCCTTGACACCAACCCAATTAAGCCAAACCCACTCATCCTCGCCACTATGACACACTCACACGTTTAACAACACACTTGACCCTGCCACAACAAcgcccccccacctgccccccgcGCGCTCAGACGCTGATGCGCTCTCACTTTATGTAGCCGCACTCCCATACAGGTAACCTgcccacacacactgaaatattCATAGCGCCTCACGCAGCGTCTTCTGTAAGCACATGTACCGCTGCACTCGGCACGGCCAAAGGGTTGAGCTTCTTTTGTCAGCGGTACAAAAGCGCCCAAATTTAAAGATGCATAACTTAAGGCTGGCGCAGgcttctgcgtcgacgcactcctttcaattcatggttctaaaagtcttgcgtgtgttgcagagcaattcaccgccagaacaacaggtggagtaacgtgttttgttgaagacgacctagagagtcgcgtctttgtgtgtggaagttgttggtttgtttatttatttatcatagactttattgccccgtgcatcgacactgt
Coding sequences:
- the LOC120830617 gene encoding NMDA receptor synaptonuclear signaling and neuronal migration factor, giving the protein MVGSRRMKVQTFADRRAKSFSRSWSDPTPVKPDSMHDSRDSGELQSSSGTLDEGPDEDADWDDEREMERVACEAEDFIPPKIMLVSSKVPKAEYVPNIIRRDDPSIIPILYDHERATFDDILEEIEKKLAAYRKGCKIWNMLIFCQVSDKGDGAIL